A DNA window from Gemella massiliensis contains the following coding sequences:
- a CDS encoding DUF1507 family protein: protein MENSLIFIKVRKRIEEDIMKIEDMIEACLSVKGEKKCPLYQDVIDTQIFGLTKEINLAVEIGCITAEAGKKILTDLEDKAGMMYGSVDNQSKAN from the coding sequence ATGGAAAATAGTCTTATATTTATAAAAGTTAGAAAGAGAATAGAAGAAGATATTATGAAAATCGAAGATATGATTGAAGCGTGTCTTTCAGTTAAAGGTGAAAAAAAATGTCCATTATATCAAGATGTAATTGATACACAAATTTTTGGATTAACGAAAGAAATAAATCTTGCGGTAGAAATAGGGTGTATCACTGCGGAGGCAGGTAAGAAAATTTTGACCGATCTTGAAGATAAAGCCGGTATGATGTATGGCAGTGTTGACAACCAAAGCAAAGCAAACTAG
- a CDS encoding FtsW/RodA/SpoVE family cell cycle protein produces the protein MKIIRLQQSIKHERRHVKLDLVVALTLLILFILSCIMVYSASMIGNKYGTFTSSIPVDANYFLIRQAIWASLSYVAFLIFSVVIPFEIFRSKNLLKYGQFIILGLLLIPFALPSINGARSWIRLGAFSFQPSTLAQLFIIIYMAFILETRKTKLRQVLTSSELINIFGIPLFLTAVIFAQNDTGMVLITLSVVGIMALCSNMNFKNIRKIITLALLASVMLIGILFITGLFSGSSYRTNRIKVFLNPFSENLSAAADQVINSYIAFGNGGLVGRGLGNSIQKLGYLPEAHTDFILAIIAEELGLIGVLFVILLLCILVGKAVFAGTKSKNTFGAMYAIGFATLLSVQTVINIGGVTASIPMTGVPLPFVSNGGSSLLILSIGLGIVTNILAHVKSLREDKQNL, from the coding sequence ATGAAGATAATAAGATTACAGCAAAGTATAAAACATGAACGACGTCATGTAAAATTAGATCTTGTAGTAGCTTTAACATTATTAATTTTATTTATTTTAAGTTGTATAATGGTTTATAGCGCCAGTATGATTGGGAATAAGTATGGAACATTCACATCGTCTATACCGGTAGATGCAAATTATTTTTTAATAAGGCAAGCGATTTGGGCATCATTATCTTACGTGGCGTTTTTAATCTTTTCAGTAGTAATTCCATTCGAAATTTTTAGAAGTAAAAATTTATTAAAATATGGGCAGTTCATTATTTTAGGATTACTATTAATTCCGTTTGCATTACCAAGTATAAATGGTGCAAGATCATGGATAAGATTAGGGGCATTTAGTTTTCAACCGTCAACTTTAGCACAACTATTTATTATTATTTATATGGCATTTATTTTAGAAACAAGAAAGACAAAATTAAGACAAGTCTTAACAAGCAGTGAGTTAATTAATATTTTTGGAATACCGTTATTTTTAACAGCGGTTATATTTGCTCAAAATGATACCGGAATGGTTTTAATAACTCTTAGTGTTGTTGGAATTATGGCGCTTTGTTCCAATATGAATTTTAAAAATATTAGGAAAATTATAACACTTGCATTATTGGCGAGTGTCATGTTAATAGGTATTTTATTTATTACAGGGTTGTTTTCCGGAAGCTCATATAGAACTAATCGGATAAAGGTATTTTTGAATCCTTTTTCAGAGAATCTTAGTGCAGCGGCCGATCAGGTAATAAATTCCTATATAGCGTTTGGTAATGGTGGCTTAGTGGGTCGTGGTTTAGGAAACTCTATTCAAAAACTCGGTTATCTGCCGGAAGCTCATACAGATTTTATTTTAGCAATTATTGCAGAAGAACTCGGTCTTATAGGAGTGTTATTTGTAATTCTGTTACTTTGTATATTGGTGGGAAAAGCTGTTTTTGCGGGGACTAAATCTAAAAATACGTTTGGTGCCATGTATGCAATAGGTTTTGCAACACTTTTATCAGTTCAAACTGTTATAAATATTGGAGGGGTTACTGCTTCCATTCCCATGACAGGAGTACCACTTCCTTTTGTAAGTAATGGAGGAAGTTCGCTTTTAATTCTTAGTATAGGACTTGGTATAGTTACCAATATTCTTGCTCATGTTAAATCTTTAAGAGAAGATAAACAAAATTTATAA
- the queA gene encoding tRNA preQ1(34) S-adenosylmethionine ribosyltransferase-isomerase QueA, which produces MKLEEFNFNLPEELIAQTPLLKRDTSKLLMVDRKNNNYKHKVFSDIIDYFNPGDTLVLNNTRVMPARLYGEKKGTGAAIEVLLLKTKEHNIWECLVKPAKRIKIGSIVSFGDGVMEAECIKVMDDGFRYFKFSYEGIFQERLDELGTMPLPPYIKERLIDKERYQTVYSKEIGSSAAPTAGLHFTEELLKKIKEKGVNIAYLTLHVGLGTFRPVVTENIEDHDMHSEYYTIDEETANIINETKKRCNKVFSVGTTSTRTLETIARDNNGKIVAASGWTNIFIYPGFEFKCVDGLITNFHLPKSSLIMLVSAFYSREKVLELYKIAVDNKYRFFSFGDAMMII; this is translated from the coding sequence ATGAAATTAGAAGAGTTTAATTTTAATTTACCAGAAGAGTTGATAGCACAAACTCCGTTGTTAAAACGAGATACTAGTAAATTACTTATGGTTGATAGAAAAAACAATAATTATAAACATAAGGTATTCTCTGATATTATAGATTATTTTAATCCCGGAGATACATTAGTTCTTAATAATACCCGTGTAATGCCGGCACGCTTATATGGGGAGAAAAAAGGAACCGGTGCAGCTATTGAGGTACTACTTTTAAAAACTAAAGAACATAATATTTGGGAGTGTTTAGTAAAACCTGCCAAAAGAATAAAAATAGGAAGTATTGTTTCATTCGGTGACGGAGTTATGGAAGCGGAGTGTATCAAAGTAATGGATGATGGCTTTAGGTATTTTAAGTTTAGCTATGAGGGAATTTTTCAAGAACGTCTTGATGAACTGGGAACAATGCCACTGCCACCGTACATAAAAGAAAGATTAATTGATAAAGAACGTTATCAGACGGTTTATTCAAAAGAAATCGGCAGTTCAGCGGCTCCAACGGCAGGGTTACACTTTACAGAAGAATTGTTGAAAAAAATAAAAGAAAAAGGTGTAAATATTGCTTATTTGACGCTTCATGTAGGTCTTGGAACATTTCGCCCGGTTGTGACTGAAAATATTGAAGATCATGATATGCATTCTGAATATTATACAATTGATGAAGAAACTGCAAATATAATCAATGAAACAAAAAAAAGATGTAATAAAGTTTTTTCGGTTGGAACAACTTCTACAAGAACTTTAGAAACTATTGCTAGAGATAATAATGGAAAGATAGTTGCGGCTTCCGGATGGACAAATATATTTATTTATCCGGGATTTGAGTTTAAATGTGTAGACGGTTTGATAACTAACTTTCATTTGCCGAAATCATCACTAATAATGTTGGTTAGTGCATTTTATAGCAGAGAAAAAGTGTTAGAATTATATAAGATTGCAGTGGACAATAAATATCGTTTCTTTAGTTTTGGAGATGCGATGATGATAATATGA
- the tgt gene encoding tRNA guanosine(34) transglycosylase Tgt, protein MRDVRENAVWYEHIKTCKQSGARLGIVHTPHGSFETPVFMPVGTQATVKAMSPEEVKSMGANIILSNTYHLWLRPGEGIVEKAGGLHKFMNWDGSILTDSGGFQVFSLSDLRKIEEEGVHFRNHLSGEKLFLSPEKAMAIQNSLGSDIMMAFDECPDFNHDYKYIRQSVERTSRWAERCLKAHKNPKTQSIFGIVQGAGYDDLRKQSAKDLVSLDFPGYAIGGLSVGEPKHEMYRVLEYLTPLLPTNKARYLMGVGSPDALFEGVLRGVDMFDCVLPTRIARNGTCMTSQGRVVVKNAKYAEDFTPLDSECDCYCCKNYTKAYLRHLFKADEIFGARLTSTHNIHFLINMMKNIRKAIMEDRLLDYKEEFFEKYGLNQENPKNF, encoded by the coding sequence ATGAGAGATGTAAGAGAAAATGCAGTTTGGTATGAGCATATTAAAACTTGTAAACAGTCAGGAGCAAGACTTGGTATAGTTCATACTCCGCATGGTAGTTTTGAAACTCCGGTATTTATGCCGGTAGGGACACAGGCAACAGTTAAAGCAATGTCGCCGGAAGAAGTTAAAAGTATGGGAGCAAATATTATTTTATCCAATACATATCATCTATGGCTTAGACCCGGAGAGGGTATAGTAGAAAAAGCCGGAGGTCTTCATAAATTTATGAATTGGGATGGGAGTATTTTAACCGATTCAGGAGGATTTCAAGTATTTTCATTAAGTGATTTAAGAAAAATAGAAGAAGAAGGAGTTCATTTTAGAAATCATCTATCGGGTGAAAAATTATTTTTATCTCCTGAAAAAGCTATGGCTATTCAAAATTCACTTGGTTCTGATATTATGATGGCATTTGATGAATGTCCTGATTTTAATCATGATTATAAATATATTAGACAATCTGTTGAAAGAACTTCACGTTGGGCAGAACGTTGTCTAAAAGCACATAAAAATCCGAAAACGCAGAGTATTTTTGGGATTGTGCAAGGTGCAGGATACGATGATTTAAGAAAACAAAGTGCAAAGGATTTAGTGAGTTTAGATTTTCCGGGATATGCAATTGGAGGGCTTTCAGTTGGGGAACCTAAGCATGAAATGTATAGGGTATTAGAATATCTAACACCGTTATTACCTACAAATAAGGCACGATATTTAATGGGTGTAGGATCTCCTGATGCGTTGTTTGAGGGTGTATTACGTGGTGTTGATATGTTTGATTGCGTATTACCTACGCGTATTGCACGAAATGGAACATGTATGACGTCGCAGGGAAGAGTTGTTGTAAAAAATGCAAAATATGCGGAAGATTTTACCCCGCTGGATTCGGAGTGTGATTGTTATTGTTGTAAAAATTATACTAAGGCATATCTTCGCCACTTATTTAAAGCAGATGAAATATTTGGAGCAAGGCTTACATCAACACATAATATACATTTTTTAATTAATATGATGAAAAATATTCGTAAGGCAATTATGGAAGATAGATTATTAGATTATAAAGAAGAATTTTTCGAAAAATATGGTTTAAATCAGGAAAATCCTAAAAATTTCTAA
- the yajC gene encoding preprotein translocase subunit YajC, which yields MPSQYINIIMIVALFGFMYFIVIRPQSKRNKELKLLQDSLKEGDRIVTFAGIYGDIIEVGTLTVKVRIAPKVEIELDRNAIRSLAAK from the coding sequence ATGCCAAGTCAATATATTAATATAATAATGATAGTTGCATTATTTGGTTTTATGTATTTTATAGTGATAAGACCGCAATCAAAACGAAATAAAGAATTAAAATTATTACAGGATTCTTTAAAAGAAGGTGACAGAATCGTCACATTCGCCGGGATATACGGAGATATAATAGAAGTAGGAACACTGACAGTTAAGGTAAGAATAGCACCTAAAGTAGAAATTGAGTTGGACAGAAATGCTATTCGTAGTTTAGCGGCTAAATAA
- a CDS encoding S-ribosylhomocysteine lyase, with the protein MTNKKMNVESFNLDHTKVVAPYIRLVGVYSGENGDKIYKYDIRFCQPNKEHLAMPSLHSLEHLIAELIRNHLDNVLDFGPMGCQTGFYLSVINNDSYEAVVEALTKTLEDVLVATEVPACNEIQCGWAASHSLKGAKQEAIKFLDKKSEWKNVFGK; encoded by the coding sequence ATGACTAATAAAAAAATGAATGTTGAAAGTTTTAACCTTGATCATACTAAAGTAGTTGCACCTTATATTAGGCTTGTTGGAGTATATAGCGGAGAAAATGGTGATAAAATATATAAATATGATATTAGATTTTGCCAGCCGAATAAAGAACATTTAGCAATGCCAAGCCTTCATTCTCTTGAACATTTAATTGCAGAATTAATTCGTAATCACCTTGATAATGTTTTGGATTTTGGACCAATGGGTTGTCAAACAGGGTTTTATTTATCAGTAATAAATAATGATAGCTATGAGGCGGTAGTAGAAGCTCTTACCAAGACGTTGGAAGATGTTCTTGTTGCTACTGAAGTCCCGGCTTGCAATGAAATACAATGCGGCTGGGCAGCTTCTCACTCCCTAAAAGGCGCTAAGCAAGAAGCTATAAAATTCCTAGATAAAAAATCTGAATGGAAAAACGTATTTGGTAAGTAA
- the glyA gene encoding serine hydroxymethyltransferase, whose amino-acid sequence MDKIFELIEKEKDRQNTNIELIASENFVSENILKATGSILTNKYAEGYPGKRYYDGCEVIDEIETLAIERLKKLFNAEFVNVQAHSGSSANIAVYMALLNPGDTVLGMSMDSGGHLTHGSRVNFSGKIFNAISYGVTKDTHLINYDEVLKLAKEYKPKMIIAGASAYSRIIDFKKFREIADEVNAYLMVDMAHIAGLVATKLHPSPLPYADVVTSTTHKTLRGPRGGIILTNNEKIATKINKMIFPGAQGGPLEHIIAAKAICFNEALQPSFKLYQQQVLNNMKAMVKTFKQNNIPVVSNGSDNHLCLIDTFTTYGINGHDASDLLSKAYITCNKNGIPFDTLPPAKTSGLRLGTAAMTTKGYVEEDFIEITNIICNLLKNGKSYLPAAQLEVKKITSKKRKEFR is encoded by the coding sequence ATGGATAAAATTTTTGAACTTATTGAAAAAGAAAAAGATCGTCAAAATACAAATATTGAACTCATTGCTAGTGAAAATTTTGTTTCAGAAAATATACTAAAAGCAACCGGAAGTATTCTTACCAATAAATATGCCGAGGGTTATCCCGGAAAAAGATATTATGACGGCTGTGAAGTTATTGATGAAATAGAAACTCTTGCTATTGAAAGACTAAAAAAATTATTTAATGCTGAATTTGTCAATGTTCAAGCTCATTCCGGTTCTAGTGCTAATATTGCAGTTTACATGGCTTTACTAAATCCGGGGGATACTGTTCTTGGTATGAGCATGGATTCGGGAGGACATTTAACACATGGTAGTCGTGTAAACTTCTCCGGAAAAATATTTAATGCTATCTCCTATGGCGTCACTAAAGATACTCATCTTATCAATTATGATGAAGTGTTAAAACTTGCAAAAGAGTATAAACCTAAAATGATTATAGCCGGGGCGAGTGCTTATTCTCGTATAATAGATTTTAAAAAATTTAGAGAAATTGCCGATGAAGTCAATGCTTACTTAATGGTTGATATGGCTCATATCGCAGGGCTTGTTGCTACTAAATTACATCCTTCTCCATTACCTTATGCTGACGTTGTAACTTCTACCACACATAAAACTCTTCGTGGCCCTCGTGGAGGAATTATATTAACCAATAACGAAAAAATAGCTACTAAAATCAACAAAATGATTTTCCCGGGAGCCCAAGGCGGTCCGTTAGAGCATATTATTGCAGCAAAAGCAATCTGCTTTAATGAGGCTTTACAACCATCATTTAAACTTTATCAACAACAAGTTCTAAATAACATGAAAGCTATGGTTAAAACTTTTAAACAAAATAATATTCCTGTTGTAAGTAACGGAAGTGATAATCACCTTTGTTTAATAGATACCTTTACTACTTACGGTATTAACGGTCATGATGCCAGTGATTTACTAAGTAAAGCATATATCACATGTAACAAAAACGGTATCCCGTTTGATACGTTACCGCCGGCAAAAACAAGCGGACTTCGTTTAGGTACAGCGGCTATGACTACTAAAGGGTATGTTGAAGAAGATTTTATTGAAATCACCAACATTATCTGCAACTTACTGAAAAATGGAAAAAGCTATCTCCCAGCAGCTCAGTTGGAGGTAAAAAAAATAACAAGTAAAAAAAGAAAAGAATTTAGATAA